From the Lactuca sativa cultivar Salinas chromosome 9, Lsat_Salinas_v11, whole genome shotgun sequence genome, the window TATATGTTTATGGAGCCTCAAAATTTTGGGGTTGGTAGGGATGCCTCTTGGTGGCGTCATACCCAGTGACAGCAATCTGAAAACCACATGGCAGGGGAAGTTGTGAGGAGCATAGCTTCCGGTTTCACCGACTCCAAATTATGATAAAACCTCATGTATTTTCTACTCTGAAAATCTGAAGAAGCTATGATGGAGGTTTTGATGGTTGGTGTTCGTTCACCGGAGCTGTCGCCGGAGGAAGAAAGACAGATGATGAGAGACATTGCAATGGCCGGCGAAGCTCAAACTAAGGAAGGAGATACATTTTGTCTAATCACTCAAAGGTAATAATGATAATGATCTCTCATAAATCGTGTAATATCTACTGCTTCATCGTTCATGTACTGCGCTCAGTTTAGTAAAATCGGTTGAATATCATTAGATCACATAATGACAAAATAAGGAATCTGTAATGATCATATCAACGATGACAATTTGCAATTAAGAAATTTTAATTAGAGAATTAGAGAAGTTTGTAATCATTACTATTGCAAATATAATGCTTATTACAAGGAGGGAGTAGTACCCATATAGATTTTTTAATGATTGAATTTGCTGATCCTTTTTTGGTTGAATTTAGATGTTttggaagattagggtttcagtataTCTAGTTGTGTGGTTGCTGCAAGAGAAATTGGGGCTTTTGTctgtttttttttatatgttgATGTAGGTTAGTTCATAGTCCTTCTCTATAATTGGGAGTTGTAGATGAACTTGCTATTTCTTAACCAAATGCAAGAGAAATCTGGGCTCTTAAGTTTAATGGTTTGATACCACAACCATTTCTTAACCAGATGCAAGAAGTTTATCAATCTGTTATATTGATTTGTAGCACTGACTGTTAAGGTTTAATGTGGCTATGTGTAAGAGAGCTAAAATAAAATGGAAGTTTGTGGGTGAAAGGATAGTTTTGAAACCAGAATAATGTTAAAGTTAAAAACTAACCTGACTTATGCAAATTTAAGCCAACAGTGAATGTGGACTGTTTTTAGGTGATTATTATTTTCCAACTAAGAAAGTAATTAAATTGGGCGCGTTAGGGGTATAAATTAAGCCTCTGTCTCTTCAAAGCTTTACTTACACCCTTTAAGAGACGCTCCTCGACCGACATTGGCTCAAAAATCTTGGTTGAATTTTGCGTGTCAGGGAGTGAAGGCATGGCGGAGATTTCAACAGCAAATGGTAATTTGACGGATCTGTCCCCGGAGGAAGAAAAACAAGTCATATCAGGCTTTGCAAGGAAAGGTGAAGCTGAAGCCAAAGAAGGAGATACCTTCTTTCTACTTTCTCTGAGGTAGGTAATCACATTGTATATACACGTCTCTTGTGAATCTTGTGTCTTTGGTAACATTTATAATGGCAATTGGATCGATATGTTAAAATCCTTTTCCGGAAGAATGTagatctttaattttttttttttagggttttagtagTATATGTCTAGTGGATCCTATATCTTTTTACTACATGCATACTTGTTTTAGATGATGATTGAATTTGTTGATCCTTTTCAGTTAGAATTAATTAAGGGTCTTAGCATCCAGTTTTCTGGTGCTAGAAAATTGCGGGGTTTTATGCGTTTCTGAAACCAAGGATTTGAAATCTAGCATTCCCTTTCCATCATGAATGGACGTATATGGATGTGAATTACTTCACTTCACTAATGAAGTTGTATGGTATGAAATCTAATATTAGGTAGATCTATAGGATTTGTATGTTACATCATTTGTATAACTGTAGGGGATCCACTTCCATTGATAACTTGTAAGATAAGCAATTTATTAGCCTTAGGGAGCATAATATTTTCATGTTAAGAAGAAATTAAGATTTAGATCTTGCTTAAAGGGGTTGGTATATTAATAATCAGTTTTATAGTACATTAATGGGAGGCCACTCTTGGGATCAATCTGCTAAAAGTATCTATTGCATTAAGGTAGAGTTCAGCTACATGCTTTGTTATATGTGTACACATGCCATTCAATTTTTGAACACTCCTCCtgacttatacatacatacaacaTATGTTtgctcaaatatttcatcttctGTTTCATTGCTTATGATTGACATATGTTTGATCAAATGTTTCATTAGTAATAGTAAGTTGGAAGAACTCAATCATATTTACACTGATTTCCTACAGATGGTGGCGAATTTGGTCTGCATTTGTTAATCAAAGCCCAACAATTACTACAAACGATGGATCATCTATGGAGTATCAAGGTTCAGGTAGAAGGCCCCCAAGCATTGACAATTCTGATTTGATCTGTGAATCATCTTCTGAGGATTCAACTCCTGAGATCTATGATACATTGGTAGAAGGCACTGATTACATATTGGTTCCAGAAGAAATTTGGAATCAATTGTATGCATGGTTAGTATGAACGTGCATAACATccttcttcttctacttctttGTCAttgtattataattatttaatgtaTTATGAGGTGCAGGTATGGTGGAGGTCCTGCATTGGCTCGAAAAGTTATAACCCGTggttcttcacaaacagaattgaCTGTTGAAGTATATCCTTTACGCCTTCAACTGCATTTTGTTCCAAGGGTTGACCATTATCCCTTAAAAATGAGCAGAAAGGAAACAATTGGAGCACTACACAAGAAGGCTTGTCAGATTTTTCATCTTATTCCATATCAAGTAAATGATGTCTTATATGAATCTTTCACCATTTGATTATCTTTAAGATTTGTCTCCctaatattttcatatatatatatatatatatatatatatatatatatatatatatatatatatatatatattgttttaggTACGCATTTGGGATTACTATGGTCGTTGCAAACATGCTTTATTGAATGACCTAGATGCAACGCTTGATGATGCCAACATACAAATGGATCAGGATGTGAGTTACTTTTTCCATTAGTGTGTTACACaactcacatatatatatatatatatatatatatatatatatatatatatatatatatatatatatatatatataactctttTCACTGGATATGAAAATGATTATACAGATTCTGGTGGAAGTCATTGGTCACAATGGCCGTTGCAAAACTGTTGTTCAAGGGAATGGTTGTGCATACATTGACAATGGTGTGTCTAAAAGTAAAACCTGCAAGTCAAACCTGTGTTTAACAAACAAGGCAGGCACTATAAAGGGTGGTTCTTGTGTTGGTTTAATTGGATTGCTTAATTTGGGAAACACCTGCTTCATGAACACTGCTATACAATGCCTTGTTCATACACCACAATTTGCTCGCTATTTCCTTGGAGATTTTCATCAAGAGATAAACAGGGAAAATCCTATAGGCATGCAGGTAAAATTAAAATGCCTCATTTTTCACTTTTAATCGAAAATAAGTCTAAaggtaaaatatatatatttttttctcgtGTAGGGAGAGCTAGCATTGGCATTTGGTGAGTTGGTTAGGAAGTTATGGGCAGCAGGTCGGGCAGTTTTTGCACCTCGGGTATTCAAAGCAAAACTTGCCCGTTTCGCACCACAATTTGCTGGAAATAATCAGCATGATTCTCAGGTTCGTTTTTGCTTTGTTGACTTTTCATGAATTTAggtctacatatatatatatatatatatatatatatatatatatatatatatatatatatatatatatatatatgtttgatgtttttatGTGGGGTCAGGAACTTCTTGCTTTTTTGCTGGATGGACTCCATGAAGATCTGAACCGGGTCAAAAAGAAGCCTTATAACAAGTCCAAAGACGCTGATGGGCGACCCGATGAACAAATTGCTGATGAATACTGGGCAAATCACATCTCTCGCAATGATTCAATAATTGTTGATGTTTGCCAAGTGagttcattattattattattattattattattattattattttaatttaatcatTTATCATGAAAATGTTTTACagtagtattttaattttatattttgacGTACAGGGGCAATACAGGTCGACTTTGATTTGTCCTACATGTGAGAAGATGTCTGTTACGTTTGATCCATTCATGTATCTGTCATTACCAATTCATTCAGAATCAGCAGTGAGTATTTATAGCTGCATAGAAGGTTTCCTGGGTGAGGAACCGTTGGTACCTGAAGACATGTGGTTCTGCCCTCGATGCAAAGAGAGAAGGCCAGCAACTAAAAAACTGGATCTTTGGAGGCTTCCGGAAGTGCTAGTGATCCATTTAAAAAGGTTCTCGTATAGCAGAACCATGAAAATTAAACTAGAAACATACGTTGACTTCCCTCTTCATGACTTTGACTTGTCAACATATGTTGCTAATAACAAAAACAGTCATGGTTCTCCTCAAGTATACCAACTTTATGCTTTGGCCAATCACTATGGCAACATGGGAGCTGGTCACTATACTGCACATGTCAAGGTTTTTTGCTCCTTCACAAACTTTACACTTGTTTTAATTAATAATAACTTTAAATATTCGTTGTTATTGTTTTGACTTTTGTGGGATGGATTGGATGCAGCTTATTAACCAGAACAGGTGGTACAGGTTTGATGATAGCCATGTTTCAGGCATCATTGAAGATGATGTCAAGTCGAATGCTGCATATGTGTTATTCTACAGGAGGATGAAAACCGATACCAATGGGACCCACTCTTTTGCCTTGCATAAGTAGGTAGGTCATCATTATGCATTCATATGTGTAGTGTGATTCACTACAGTTTCTAGTTTAATACTATCGTATCGTATTGGATTGCTGTTCTGAAGAATAGAATTTCAGGAAcaaacctaagtctaaaataatCAACTTAAGTTGAAGtttccataacatattaatattatgCTGGGGAATTTTGGATTTAATTCTTGTGGattcgggttttttttttttcttcttgtttttatggtgtatatgtCGATGGACTTGGACCTGGTGTGTTTAATTAGCCACAATTGGACGAGAAAAAGCCTAATGCTAAATAAAATCTGATATAAGACGTTATGTTGATGGAAAATCACAACTACGAGATATATTGCATTAATTAAGAAAGCATTAATATATATTTTACTAATTATACAACGTATACAAAAGTTTTTTTTGGCAATGCATGTCTTTGACTACAATACAAACCCTATTGACTTCTCAAGGATTATGGGCAACAAATTGCCTTTTGATTTTGGTTACCACGTGTGGATTTTTTTTTTCCGGAAATAAGTTGTGATAGAACTAGGATGTCGCATGAATATAGGGTTTTAGCAAAAACTATTGAGACTAAATATATATACTATTTGTatcatttatgatttattttattttgcttGTTATTTGTATCTCATGGTTTCctttttgcatttttcataacAACGATTGTATATTAGTACGATGGTCTTGAAAATGCGTAACAATTGATGTTATTTAAATGGTTGTCTGTATTCGAATTTAAAAATGAATAGGAAAACGATTAAACTATCATTTCGTTTGGGCTAATGTGATTTGAAACTTATTTGAGTTGTTCTCTATAACAAGTTCAGAAATTGggtaaaaaaaatcaagaaagcTTTTATTTGAATGGTTTGcatatttctttttgaaaagaaaaacgaATATCATTTCAACATGCGGCATAAAAGATCACCCATCTTAAGTCCTTAACAACTTTGTCCAATCCATCCATTTTATCAGTTGGTATAATATAAAGTTATAAACATGTGACTCGTAAACGGCATGGACGGGCAAAAAGGTTGATTCCATGTTAACTTTCATGGTATCTTATTCCATTCATCAATGGTTGCCGTCAACATTTGCAACATATACTAACAAACACAAAACAAACAAATATAGTATTGAATATATGCATTGTTTTCATCGTATAATATTCTAGCAAAAAGAAATCATAAAATGcatctttttatttttatggGAGAAAAAATATAATGTTATCAGAGCAAGAAACTGATGTAGCAAGAGACTTCACTAATgaatttcttttatttctttattttcacGGGAAAACATATAGaaaattctgattttttttttattaatcttgAAAGTTAAACATGATCACAATGATGAAATTAGTAACTACAGATATGATCACTaaatttttattgttttgttAAGTTACATGTTGTAGTTataaatttatctattacatggtTATATTCTTATAGTAATTATATTTGAATATTTGATCATGTTTTTCAGTTTTATCTGGTTGCTATTTACATTAACAAATTAAAAATCAATACAAATGAGTTTAATTTGgtcaatataataaaataaagttaTTGTTTATGAGCATAACCTGGATAAATTACGAGACAATTGGGTCATGGGGTATACATGACATGAGAGTCTGATGGTGGTGAGCTGGAGGTGGGCAATGACTGTGCACAACACTCTAAAGATCTCGTGGTGATGACTTGCAGCTACGATCATGGCCTCATGTAGTGTATATCACGAGAGACCACAACCAATCAACTTTTTTCTTCTCTGCACCTCTCTGTTCTCTCTCTTCTTCTCATTGCAGGTATACCAACAATGGTGTGGAAGGAGATGGTAGTAAGGTGAAACTGCTTGACATGTCCTCCATACATGATGACCTTAGTATCTGAGAATTAGTTAAAAATTTCGCTAtcattttatttgttttgcaagattattaacatatttttagttgaatgtttgttttttaatttgCTTTTAACAAGTACCACATGGCGGATGTCTATAAAGGTGTTATATTTTAGTTTTTTGTTAATCAAACTATATAAATCTTTAATATTATCACATTAAAATACAACAACGTATTGTGTTCATAAGTATGGATTGTGGGATCATTACGTGCATCATTTAAACTCGAGAATAAATGATATCAATCATCTAGTAAGAGCATGATAAGTTTAATGAGAAAGTTGAATGATATGACAAATAAAGTTGTCATTCCATGAATGAAACTCTATCAATATAAGATGTCTCATTAGTATTCAAGAGATTTCAAGTTCAACggaaaaaatgaaagttttttaaaacttaataaatattataaattagtTTTGTTAATGTTTCATTGAACTTTATAGAGTTTACTGCATTATAGAAAAAAATTGATAGAGTTATATATAATATAGAATGATGATGTGACAATCTATTTTAAACTATATAAAATTCAATATGTTATGGATGACCCATGAGAGATAGTAAGAGGGTAATATTAAAGAATAA encodes:
- the LOC111908436 gene encoding ubiquitin carboxyl-terminal hydrolase 5 isoform X2, which encodes MMEVLMVGVRSPELSPEEERQMMRDIAMAGEAQTKEGDTFCLITQRWWRIWSAFVNQSPTITTNDGSSMEYQGSGRRPPSIDNSDLICESSSEDSTPEIYDTLVEGTDYILVPEEIWNQLYAWYGGGPALARKVITRGSSQTELTVEVYPLRLQLHFVPRVDHYPLKMSRKETIGALHKKACQIFHLIPYQVRIWDYYGRCKHALLNDLDATLDDANIQMDQDILVEVIGHNGRCKTVVQGNGCAYIDNGVSKSKTCKSNLCLTNKAGTIKGGSCVGLIGLLNLGNTCFMNTAIQCLVHTPQFARYFLGDFHQEINRENPIGMQGELALAFGELVRKLWAAGRAVFAPRVFKAKLARFAPQFAGNNQHDSQELLAFLLDGLHEDLNRVKKKPYNKSKDADGRPDEQIADEYWANHISRNDSIIVDVCQGQYRSTLICPTCEKMSVTFDPFMYLSLPIHSESAVSIYSCIEGFLGEEPLVPEDMWFCPRCKERRPATKKLDLWRLPEVLVIHLKRFSYSRTMKIKLETYVDFPLHDFDLSTYVANNKNSHGSPQVYQLYALANHYGNMGAGHYTAHVKLINQNRWYRFDDSHVSGIIEDDVKSNAAYVLFYRRMKTDTNGTHSFALHK
- the LOC111908436 gene encoding ubiquitin carboxyl-terminal hydrolase 5 isoform X1, which translates into the protein MAEISTANGNLTDLSPEEEKQVISGFARKGEAEAKEGDTFFLLSLRWWRIWSAFVNQSPTITTNDGSSMEYQGSGRRPPSIDNSDLICESSSEDSTPEIYDTLVEGTDYILVPEEIWNQLYAWYGGGPALARKVITRGSSQTELTVEVYPLRLQLHFVPRVDHYPLKMSRKETIGALHKKACQIFHLIPYQVRIWDYYGRCKHALLNDLDATLDDANIQMDQDILVEVIGHNGRCKTVVQGNGCAYIDNGVSKSKTCKSNLCLTNKAGTIKGGSCVGLIGLLNLGNTCFMNTAIQCLVHTPQFARYFLGDFHQEINRENPIGMQGELALAFGELVRKLWAAGRAVFAPRVFKAKLARFAPQFAGNNQHDSQELLAFLLDGLHEDLNRVKKKPYNKSKDADGRPDEQIADEYWANHISRNDSIIVDVCQGQYRSTLICPTCEKMSVTFDPFMYLSLPIHSESAVSIYSCIEGFLGEEPLVPEDMWFCPRCKERRPATKKLDLWRLPEVLVIHLKRFSYSRTMKIKLETYVDFPLHDFDLSTYVANNKNSHGSPQVYQLYALANHYGNMGAGHYTAHVKLINQNRWYRFDDSHVSGIIEDDVKSNAAYVLFYRRMKTDTNGTHSFALHK